One Dermatophagoides farinae isolate YC_2012a chromosome 1, ASM2471394v1, whole genome shotgun sequence genomic region harbors:
- the LOC124492367 gene encoding histone H2A, producing the protein MSGRGKGGKVKTKAKSRSSRAGLQFPVGRIHRLLRKGNYAERVGAGAPVYLAAVLEYLAAEVLELAGNAARDNKKTRIIPRHLQLAIRNDEELNKLLSGVTIAQGGVLPNIQAVLLPKKTEKTA; encoded by the coding sequence ATGTCTGGACGTGGTAAAGGCGGTAAAGTCAAGACCAAAGCCAAATCTCGTTCATCCCGAGCTGGTCTTCAATTTCCGGTTGGTCGTATCCATCGTTTGTTACGTAAAGGCAATTATGCTGAACGTGTTGGCGCTGGTGCTCCAGTCTATCTTGCTGCCGTTCTTGAATATTTGGCCGCTGAAGTTCTAGAATTGGCCGGTAATGCAGCCcgtgataacaaaaaaacccGTATCATTCCTCGACATTTACAATTGGCCATCcgtaatgatgaagaattgaacaaattgttGAGTGGTGTGACCATCGCCCAAGGTGGTGTGTTGCCCAACATTCAAGCTGTAttgttgccaaaaaaaaccgaaaaaactgcttaa
- the LOC124492368 gene encoding histone H4 translates to MSGRGKGGKGLGKGGAKRHRKVLRDNIQGITKPAIRRLARRGGVKRISGLIYEETRGVLKVFLENVIRDAVTYTEHAKRKTVTAMDVVYALKRQGRTLYGFGG, encoded by the coding sequence ATGTCTGGCCGTGGAAAAGGTGGTAAAGGTCTCGGAAAAGGTGGCGCTAAACGTCATCGTAAAGTTCTTCGTGATAATATCCAAGGTATCACAAAACCAGCTATCCGTCGTTTGGCTCGTCGTGGTGGTGTAAAACGTATCTCTGGCTTGATCTACGAAGAAACCCGAGGTGTCCTCAAGGTTTTTCTCGAAAATGTTATCCGTGATGCTGTTACATACACTGAACATGCAAAACGTAAAACAGTCACTGCCATGGATGTTGTTTATGCTTTGAAACGTCAAGGACGTACTTTATATGGTTTTGGTGGTTAA
- the LOC124492366 gene encoding histone H3, with translation MARTKQTARKSTGGKAPRKQLATKAARKSAPATGGVKKPHRYRPGTVALREIRRYQKSTELLIRKLPFQRLVREIAQDFKTDLRFQSSAVMALQEASEAYLVGLFEDTNLCAIHAKRVTIMPKDIQLARRIRGERA, from the coding sequence atggcTCGTACAAAACAAACAGCCCGTAAGTCAACTGGTGGTAAAGCTCCACGAAAACAATTGGCAACCAAAGCTGCTCGTAAATCGGCTCCAGCTACTGGTGGCGTAAAAAAACCACATCGTTATCGCCCAGGTACTGTTGCTCTTCGAGAAATTCGTCGATACCAAAAATCGACTGAATTGCTTATCCGTAAATTGCCATTTCAGCGATTAGTTCGTGAAATTGCTCAAGATTTCAAGACTGATCTTCGATTTCAATCATCGGCTGTAATGGCATTGCAAGAAGCTTCGGAAGCCTATCTTGTTGGTTTGTTTGAAGATACTAACTTGTGTGCTATCCATGCAAAACGTGTAACTATTATGCCGAAAGATATCCAATTGGCTCGCCGAATTCGTGGTGAACGTGCATAA
- the LOC124492361 gene encoding LOW QUALITY PROTEIN: uncharacterized protein LOC124492361 (The sequence of the model RefSeq protein was modified relative to this genomic sequence to represent the inferred CDS: deleted 1 base in 1 codon) — protein sequence MATTASKLMEKDEQLQLCIQRFVSDTQSMINQFSELFIGELRRFADVCMEFSVSYRSIQEDRQFLSAENKSLKDELDVRTAEVDFLGKELREIREENDELIRKIECLNINSDGEISMMIHHDRPRDYAVVNSMPAFPRRYSSATGYEPPASSAGSYHHREEGVPIQENTEFNLSTESSLPSTNSKNQLMLLTPPIAFKTNIANNNNIDSSNNRGKLSPSGNQSSDETSSNNHTNETIRSHSRDDISTLYAHLLNHDNNNNSDSGSNQLIGVNSGSSRNSDRSPSLDEIRGIGNAKIIQMVYNQTNGLQEQRTLSTAVSSSAGTFYDCSNQIRQLFGRPTETISDQHQQQQSSSINTTMVSPQVIVCHGSNDENDGGLISSPNIGQSTMIDGEMKKRHPTEITTNIDQSSTIDAMYANAFIAKTPSPNYCDYGQHLDKYRCDNDHNNDKESGAGDVDEFLLNAPPVQRYNSKKLSKKRKSRRRAGAETNRDNDQHLLQQNQPDISPTIIMPLTSIDSISIIPSPKIDLNRYLLVEICHIVSPSHFYLIINDEKIGTNAFEDFLERFQNFYKSVEAIGQDGNVNDDDIDDVDDEERQLRMLVSIPPSTQTLTIGSYWACYIDDELDWRRVQIIERSNLDDHYSSDSNNHDEFIMVKDVDSGYSSLVHIQMIRPLTYEMAQVPAFAVRSSLAFIYPHHHHQQQSSHVNNRRDDQYYDQWPMECCQFFEDMTYDQILTASVLQINHSNGHQQSLEINGNLDDEIAHVLLWCTSAEDYEIFINRKLIELNYASNVADDDSWMDQFNEVLNNNVAASPSPESPNIETCFNIQLAKPTDETAIVATVLPPAFQTINNNDNAQPESNGSMKSMETAPNTEYVNPVVGNNESISSKQMDRKIKIKTRSKKKKGSLNEAKDENNECPDSCINRPAVPIPMIGDVDVNGQQPSVTNTSITNNNTTTIESETNYSLGKTSNSITVNNEKMIKKSICSSSDNRSFKHQQEPHSLLPPSSPSPSKSPNSLLQLSIEPIIQISIAIHHSTSIPNNNIITHEQKEIDYLKQSIDDSDNHDSSIFDHYCHTLHHDPRLSNWIIQKHSRHVVLKKTFMPDKISYLLFISCYFEPNKFIGILPFGERKIDSEQLGQFVRNTQESQTPFRQFVSDMTEFYRQEQSSSLRLLPEQCVFEQNNTSSTIVFYDQQSGLFLRGHIVGRDMIMESQNVDYDKQQQQQESITESKSVKDLLKVPNDDNDDRPMKQKKTLSLRRRSLHDYTTRYIIYAIDVGRYFQVPLKHIYHLDDRFKMAKPFAIVCKLHGYPNNKSKLSKIRSIIMEKKFFGIRFIDIDFSTERFAVELFTVNLKDEESSFKMNRPSSSWRTSSPLISKNLIHLI from the exons atggctACTACTGCATCgaaattgatggaaaaagaTGAACAATTGCAGCTGTGTATACAACGATTTGTTTCAGATAcacaatcaatgatcaatcaattcagtGAACTATTCATTGGTGAATTACGACGTTTCGCTGATGTTTGTATGGAATTTTCCGTTTCC TATCGTAGCATACAAGAAGATCGTCAATTCTTATCTGCTGAGAATAAATCGCTCAAAGATGAACTTGATGTTCGTACCGCTGAAGTAGATTTTCTTGGTAAAGAACTTCGAGAAATACgagaagaaaatgatgaattaatacGTAAGATTGAATGTTTGAATATAAATTCGGATGGAgaaatatcgatgatgatccatcatGATCGACCTAGAGATTATGCTGT GGTCAATTCTATGCCAGCATTTCCAAGACGATATTCCAGTGCTACTGGTTATGAGCCACCGGCTTCATCAGCTGGTagctatcatcatcgagaAGAAGGTGTTCCAATTCAAGAAAACactgaatttaatttaagTACCGAATCATCGTTGCCATCAACAAATtcgaaaaatcaattaatgcTCTTGACACCACCTATTGctttcaaaacaaatattgccaataataacaatattgATAGCTCTAATAATAGAGGTAAATTATCGCCCTCAGGAAATCAAAGTAGTGATGAAActtcatcaaataatcatacaaatgaaacaatacgTTCGCATTCACGTGATGACATATCAACACTTTATGCTCATTTATtgaatcatgataataataataatagcgaTTCAGGTAGTAATCAACTAATCGGTGTAAATAGTGGTTCATCGAGGAATTCAGATCGATCACCATCGTTGGATGAAATACGTGGTATTGGTAATgcaaaaatcattcaaatggtTTATAATCAAACCAATGGATTACAAGAACAAAGAACATTATCAACGGCAGTTAGTTCATCAGCCGGTACATTCTACGATTGTAGCA ATCAAATAAGGCAATTGTTCGGCAGACCGACGGAAACGATTAGTGaccaacatcaacaacaacaatcatcatcgataaataCGACTATGGTATCACCCCAAGTTATTGTTTGCCAtggatcaaatgatgaaaacgatGGCGGTTTGATCAGCTCTCCTAATATTGGACAAAGTACAATGATTGAcggtgaaatgaaaaaacgtCATCCAACCGAAATCACCACTAATATTGATCAGTCATCAACAATCGATGCGATGTATGCGAATGCATTTATAGCGAAAACACCATCACCAAATTATTGTGATTATGGCCAACATTTGGATAAATATCGctgtgataatgatcataacAATGATAAAGAATCTGGTGCAGGTGATGTCGATGAATTTTTGCTCAATGCTCCACCTGTTCAACGATataattcgaaaaaattatcaaaaaagcGTAAAAGTCGTCGACGAGCTGGAGCCGAAACGAACcgtgataatgatcaacatttATTACAACAGAATCAACCAGATATTTCGCCGACCATAATCATGCCATTAACATCGATCGATTCTATTTCAATAATTCCCTCACCGAAAATTGATCTAAATCGTTACCTACTAGTAGAAATTTGTCACATTGTTTCACCATCGCATTTTTATcttataatcaatgatgaaaaaatcggTACGAATGCATTCGAAGATTTTCTGGAacgatttcaaaatttttacaaaTCAGTCGAAGCAATTGGACAAGATGgcaatgtgaatgatgatgatattgatgatgttgatgatgaagaacgCCAGTTACGAATGTTGGTTAGTATACCACCATCAACTCAAACATTGACAATCGGTTCATATTGGGCATgctatattgatgatgaattggattGGCGCCGTGTACAGATTATTGAACGATCCAATCTTGATGACCATTATAGTTCCGATagtaataatcatgatgaattcattatGGTCAAAGATGTTGATTCCGGTTATTCAAGCCTAGTGCATATACAAATGATACGGCCATTAACCTATGAAATGGCACAAGTACCAGCATTCGCTGTACGTTCATCATTAGCATTTATttatccacatcatcatcatcaacaacagtcaTCTCATGTCAATAATAGACGTGATGATCAATACTATGATCAATGGCCAATGGAatgttgtcaattttttgaaGATATGACCTATGATCAGATATTGACAGCATCAGTTCTGCAAATAAATCATTCGAACGGACACCAACAATCATTGGAAATCAATGgaaatcttgatgatgaaattgctCACGTACTACTTTGGTGTACATCAGCTGAAgattatgaaattttcatcaatcgtaaattgattgaattgaattatgcAAGCAATGTAGCCGACGATGATTCATGGATGGATCAATTTAATGAAGTTCTTAATAATAACGTAGCtgcatcaccatcaccagaATCACCAAATATCGAAACCTGTTTCAATATTCAACTTGCAAAACCGACAGATGAAACGGCTATTGTAGCTACAGTTTTACCACCTGCATTccaaacaataaacaataatgataatgctCAACCTGAATCGAATGGATCAATGAAATCGATGGAAACAGCTCCAAACACCGAATATGTCAACCCTGTGGTAGGCAATAATGAATCGATTAGTAGTAAACAAATGGATAGAAAAATTAAGATCAAAACtagaagtaaaaaaaagaaaggtTCATTGAACGAAGCCAAAGACGAGAACAACGAATGTCCCGATTCCTGCATCAATCGACCAGCAGTACCGATACCGATGATTGGAGACGTCGACGTCAACGGCCAACAACCATCCGTGACGAATACCAgcatcaccaacaacaatacaacGACAATCGAATCGGAAACGAATTATTCACTAGGCAAAACATCGAATTCGATAACCGTGAACAACGAAAAGATGATCAAAAAGTCCATTTGTTCATCTTCAGACAACCGTAGTTTTAAACACCAACAAGAGCCACATTCATTgttaccaccatcatctcCATCTCCTTCCAAATCACCGAATAGCTTGCTACAACTATCCATTGAAC CTATAATTCAGATTAGTATAGCCATCCACCATTCAACCTCAATCCCGAATAACAACATCATAACCCATGAACAGAAAGAAATTGACTATTtgaaacaatcgattgatgattctgACAATCatgattcatcaatatttgatcattattgtcataCATTACATCATGATCCACGATTATcaa attggatcattcaaaaacattCACGTCATgttgtattgaaaaaaacattcatgcCGGACAAGATAAgctatttgttgtttataagCTGTTATTTTGAaccaaataaattcattggaatATTACCATTTGGTGaacgaaaaattgattctgaACAATTAGGACAATTTGTACGGAACACACAAGAATCTCAAACACCATTCCGTCAATTTGTCAGTGATATGAC aGAATTTTATCGTCaagaacaatcatcatcgttacgACTTTTACCCGAACAATGTGTATTCGAACAGAATAATACAAGCAGTACTATTGTATTCTATGATCAACAATCCGGTCTTTTTCTTCGTGGGCATATTGTCGGTCGTGATATGATAATGGAATCAcaaaatgttgattatgataaacaacaacagcaacaagaaTCAATAACTGAATCAAAAAGCGTGAAAGATTTGCTCAAAGTGCCTaacgatgacaatgatgatagaccaatgaaacagaaaaaaacattgtcacTAAGACGTCGTTCATTACATGATTATACCACACGATACATTATTTATGCCATTGATGTTGGCAGGTATTTTCAAGTACCATTGAAACACATTTATCATCTGGATGATCGTTTTAAAATGGCTAAACCATTTGCTATTGTATGTAAACTACATGGCTATCCTAATAATAAAAG caaattatcgaaaataagatcgataataatggaaaagaaatttttcggTATTCGttttattgatattgatttcaGCACCGAACGTTTTGCCGTTGAATTATTTACGGTCAATCTGAAAGATGAGGAATCCAGTTTTAAGATGAATCGACCATCTTCATCATGGCGAACATCATCACCGTTGATAagcaaaaatttgattcatcttATCTAA
- the mRpL46 gene encoding mitochondrial ribosomal protein L46, producing MCLLFYNFFLLKFFRFLDIKIMSLQRVALIQCIRVNRFCQQIFYRSISSNNPSQWDLFAGICLQRCPLIVPELNWLEKRTQNMFNKFELANSLYSDHEMRHFEDLRRAERIASGVNVDEKDLEEAAKQTAQDFEEASIEEMKQFKFGKSVTKADLSNNEKSIDRSLDKHLYLVIKTKFGSDEHWLFPQEQYQANMDKSLRQTAERVLENCFPSKKDKSPSVIVKFFGNCPSAFYSYRYPRQVVDDRQKLGSRIFLFKCQLDVNEEGKHSAIQDETFGDRILKVENYLDYNWLTRNELYQRMPKQYWKQFGSTIYPDELINIETMMKSTKHRNINRLTKRLDRIEASN from the exons ATGTGTTTacttttttataatttttttctactaaAATTTTTCCGATTTTTGGACATAAAAATCATGTCTTTACAACGTGTTGCATTGATTCAATGTATTCGCGTGAATCGATTTTGTCAACAAATTTTCTATCGATCTATATCTAGTAATAATCCATCACAATGGGATTTATTTGCTGGCATCTGTCTTCAACGATGTCCATTGATTGTGCCTGAATTGAATTGGCTTGAAAAAAGGACACAGAATATGTTCAACAAATTTGAACTCGCTAATAGTCTTTATTCTGATCACGAAATGAGACATTTCGAAGATTT ACGTCGTGCCGAACGGATTGCATCCGGcgtaaatgttgatgaaaaagatttgGAAGAAGCAGCCAAACAAACAGCTCAAGATTTCGAAGAAGCTTCgattgaagaaatgaaacaatttaaatttggcAAATCTGTAACAA AAGCTGATTTatccaataatgaaaaatccatTGATAGATCATTGGATAAACATCTTTATTTGgtgatcaaaacaaaatttggcTCTGATGAACATTGGCTTTTTCCACAGGAACAATATCAGGCCAACATGGATAAATCATTACGACAAACTGCCGAACGTGTATTGgaaaattgttttccatCTAAAAAAGATAAATCTCCCAGTGtcattgtaaaattttttggaaattgtCCATCGGCTTTTTATAGTTATAGATATCCTAGACAAGTGGTTGATGATCGACAAAAATTAGGTTCACGAATATTTCTATTCAAATGTCAGCTAGATGTCAATGAAGAAGGCAAACATTCAGCGATTCAAGATGAAACATTTGGCGATCGAATTCTAAAAGTTGAAAACTATCTAGATTATAATTGGTTAACACGAAATGAACTTTATCAAAGAATGCCTAAGCAATATTGGAAACAATTTGGATCAACAATCTATCCGGatgaattaatcaatattgaaacaatgatgaaatcaacaaaacataGAAATATAAATAGACTGACGAAACGATTAGATAGAATCGAAGcttcgaattga
- the wol gene encoding dolichyl-phosphate beta-glucosyltransferase wollknaeuel: protein MSCIFHQIFTFNNLIALFVIIILSVLFISILIRLTTSPYPRIIIHKDERYYLDPISGERHPLPQLGTIFLSKKHSVTYQDIQPSTLYLSVIVPAYNEQNRLPTMLDEAIDYLEQQSYKYEIIIVDDGSRDKTTQIALGYVQKYGTEKIRVITLVKNRGKGGAIRIGILAARGEYCLFADADGATKFSELGKLNQFIQERRKSYSKTELICIEKNFGNGFDAQMFPIAIGSRAHLEQESIAQRSLFRTILMWGFHFIVWLLTVKSAHDTQCGFKMFPRTIAQILFTHTHIERWAFDVELLLLAERLRLPIGEIPVEWTEIEGSKIVPVFSWLQMGIDVSLIFWNYTIGAYRYPKAPFEKIYGIMIQQQLL, encoded by the coding sequence ATGTCGtgcatttttcatcaaatttttacGTTCAATAATCTGATAGCTTTGTTTGTGATTATAATTCTTTctgttttattcatttcgatATTGATTCGTTTGACAACAAGCCCATATCCACGAATTATAATTCATAAAGATGAACGATATTATCTGGATCCGATTTCTGGTGAACGTCATCCGTTGCCACAATTGGGAACAATATTTTTGAGCAAAAAACATTCAGTCACTTATCAGGATATTCAACCATCAACCCTTTACCTATCGGTGATTGTACCAGCATATAATGAACAGAATCGCCTGCCAACAATGTTGGATGAAGCGATCGATTATCTGGAACAACAATCATATAAATATGAGataatcattgttgatgatggaagTCGTGATAAAACCACACAAATAGCATTGGGTTATGTACAAAAATATGGTACGGAAAAAATTCGTGTCATAACATTGGTGAAAAATCGTGGCAAAGGTGGTGCAATTCGAATCGGTATTCTAGCTGCACGTGGAGAATATTGTCTTTTTGCTGATGCCGATGGAGCGACGAAATTTTCCGAATTgggaaaattgaatcaattcattcaggAAAGACGAAAATCATACAGTAAAACTGAACTTATTTGtatagagaaaaattttggcAACGGATTTGATGCTCAAATGTTTCCAATTGCAATCGGATCTCGTGCTCATCTGGAACAGGAATCAATAGCACAACGATCATTATTTCGAACGATTCTAATGTGgggttttcattttatcgtATGGTTATTGACAGTGAAATCTGCACATGATACTCAATGTGGATTTAAAATGTTTCCACGTACAATAGCACAAATTCTattcacacatacacatattgAACGATGGGCTTTTGATGTTGAATTACTTTTATTGGCCGAACGATTACGTTTACCAATCGGTGAAATACCAGTCGAATGGACCGAAATTGAAGGATCGAAAATTGTACCGGTATTTTCTTGGTTACAAATGGGTATCGatgtttcattgattttttggaATTATACAATCGGTGCATATCGTTATCCCAAAGCaccatttgaaaaaatctatGGTATCATGATACAACAGCAATTATTATGA
- the LOC124492363 gene encoding uncharacterized protein LOC124492363, protein MNTTEDQNTNVNHHLHHHHHQHLQHPFHSYPPVTSTSIQQSSTQQQQHMTIMNQIVPGIHHHPYLHTQSTDPTSSFIAAAVAASAAAAAASSHPHPYNPATIFLSPTADSSPSTPSTTISTFPLQTAQLYPTSIAATQQSSLQPSHTSGHPTIVDLSQISLDQLLDHTPKLLTDHLNAHHHHHHHHQTSLLHESPQTFGLTTQPTTTTTMPTAATSQPPIIDLSSLTGKIDGLTPYQGKKRCFGEFKCPSCHRKWMSGNSWANSGQMCVRCRIMVYPHKQRPLDKPDGLDVSDQSKEHPQHLCQKCTQLGYYCRQRIQTDSSSPISNADDDTNISDSIADIQPSIVDEVKI, encoded by the exons atgaataccACCGAAGATCAGAATACaaatgtcaatcatcatcttcatcatcatcatcatcaacatcttcaACATCCTTTTCATTCTTATCCACCGGTAACATCGACATCGATACAGCAATCAtccacacaacaacaacaacatatgacaattatgaatcaaattgttccgggtatacatcatcatccatatctACATACACAATCTACTGatccaacatcatcatttatagcggcagcagtagcagcatcagctgctgctgcagctGCTTCATCACATCCTCATCCATATAATCCAGCAACAATTTTTCTATCACCAACAGCcgattcatcaccatcaacaccatcgacaacaatatcaacattTCCGTTACAGACGGCACAATTGTATCCAACATCGATTGCAGCAACACAGCAATCATCACTTCAGCCATCGCATACATCGGGCCATCCTacaattgttgatttatCTCAAATATCATTGGATCAATTATTGGATCATACACCGAAGTTATTAACAGATCATCTGAatgcacatcatcatcatcatcatcaccatcagaCAAGTTTGTTACATGAATCACCACAAACATTCGGTTTGACAACACAACCGAcgactacaacaacaatgccTACTGCTGCTACATCACAACCAccaataattgatttatcatcattaactgGAAAAATCGATG GATTGACACCATATCAAGGCAAGAAACGATGTTTTGGAGAATTCAAATGTCCATCTTGTCATCGTAAATGGATGTCAGGTAATTCATGGGCAAATAGTGGACAAATGTGTGTACGTTGTCGAATAATGGTATATCCACATAAACAG CGTCCCTTGGATAAACCAGATGGTCTAGATGTTAGTGATCAAAGCAAAGAACATCCACAACATTTATGTCAGAAATGTACACAACTTGGTTATTATTGTCGACAAAGAATTCAGACTGATTCCAGTTCTCCCATTTCGAACGCCGATGATGATACCAACATCAGCGATTCTATTGCCGATATTCAGCCATCTATTGTTGATGAagtgaaaatttga